The window TCGAAATCATTTAGTGGCTCAAAAGCAAATAAAAGCAAGCAGAGAAAGTTGAAATTTAAACATGTTGAGTTATCTTGCTTGCTCGAAAGCATCATCTTTTGTTGACAAGTTATGAGATCATGGAAGACTAAGCGTCTTTTATTACAGATTCTTCAGATATGGTTTTAAAATGATTATAAGTCTGTAGTTAGGCTATTTGGTTTGAAAATAATTTGGTTGGGTTTGCTTTTGATAGAAGCGCTTATGttataaatatattgttgtttgaattaaaaatttaagtgctttataaaaaaaaacgcTTAGAATGTACTTCTAAGTTTTTATGTTAACAAACTACTAGAACTGCATTTAACTAGCAGAAAACATTTTAGTCGTTCCATAACATTTTCAAACATGAGCTAagcaatttttaaataattaaaagtgcTTCTGACAACGCTAACAACAAAATTTGTTAGGATttataaaagaagaaattgtAACAATGATTCTTAAACTTTTAACCAATTCAAGCTGTGACCTATAAATTAAAAATCTGTAACCATTAGTCTCTGAATTTTTCAAAACGCAAAGCAAAagtcttttttttaattctgtTAAAACTTCAGTGCCAAGTGAGGTTGCATCacgtgaaaaagaaaacaaatggatGTACAGTCACAAGCCCAAAGTAATGATGACTAGTTTGATTATATCTTTCGGTAGCTTTTCTGATTCCAATATGATGCAAAAGGCACATCTTGAATCTCGATTTTTTTTCGTTTACGTGACCCCcactccctccctttctcttttTTGCCCTTTTGTTATAAGTGGCACTGTGGGCTCCGATACTGCTTTGGGGATGCATACGAGTCAATGGCGTACTAATTTTTGAGGGATAAAGGGCCATGGGGAAAAGGATTTTAATTGTTTTCCTGTTTCTGTGTTGTGTGCTAAATGCAGTGAACCAACGAGTTAAGTGTTATCGACAGAAAGTAGGCCACTCTTGTATGCATCGCCGGCTTTATTGGCAAATTAGGATGCGTCGGGATGATTCCATCACAGTATTTCAAATCAATCATGCCGTTCCACGAGGAGAAGTTGTGGCATTAGTGATTGCTTTTAGTTACCGCTGCAATGACATCTTAGTTTCTCTTGGTAAAGTAGTCGGAAGATGTTTCCTACCTATACCGTAAACTTTTTCAGACTGTTTCACATGTATACAGTAACTTTTATTAATCTGACTCCGAAAAAAAGGTTTACTAGTTGTCTGTACATTACTCcaaaagattatgaaaatatggaaaatgcaATACCCGGGGGTAAACAAAAACATCTATCGTGATGTGCAGGCTCCGATCTCGCTGCAAACGATGTTCGTTTGCAAGTCTGGAAGTGCGTGATGAACATTAAGACCACATCCTGGTGCCGACTGTTTTCTCTCACGACCGGCATGCATTGTAGATCTCACCCCGCATTGCATCAATGGGCATGTGCTCGTGCGTGTAACGCTCAGGACCCAGGTACAAACCCGTCTTTTCAAGGAGAGCCAGTCCTTCCTCTCTACCGTATCTTGAAGAATAGAGTCTGAGGTACTCAATGTCCTGATGAAATAACCACACAAATGTCTAATCATATCATGAAACAGGACTtggaagaaagaaacaaaacaccATACACGACGTTTTCAGTTGCAACCGCCATGGAAACGCTTTAGTtttaagattcaaaatttttggAGCAAGAAAAGATTCAGGAAATAAAGTTCCGGATTTGTAAACATTTGTGTTTTGATTGTTAACAGAATGAATGTATACCCCTAAATGACTCGAGAATTGCTCAAAGAATAAATGAAACCAGACCGGGATAAACTGACTATAATATTGAAGTTTCACTTACCTGCAAGCCACTAAGAATGCGTTCAAGTCTGACCGAAGCAACTGGTTGACTTGATGATGAGAACACCTGGCCAGGGTAGAACAAAACTCCATCTCCAGGGGGAAGGCCACGCCTGAATCTTATCTGCTCGGTCACGTAATTTATTTCAGTAAAATGCAAGTAGTTTTTGTATAATTGCTACTCAATCTCATAAATTGTCTAGATGCTAGGAAAGTACCTCTGCGCTTGGAACATTTGCCTTCTCATAGCAATTGGCACCCCAATATAAGAAACCTGTTCCACCTTCTTTCCATACACGCCACATTACAGCACGGTGTTGTGTACCTCGCATACCAAGATGCCAATTGGGATGCGGGTCAGACGGTCCCATGCACACATAAGTCCACCATTCCTACAAAATCGACGAGCTCACATCCTTCAGCAACCAACATCCAAGATgcaaaaaattgtaaacagGTATCCATACATAATTCTTACAAACTGTTTAATCCATAAAAACAAAAGACCACAAACTATTCCTTCAATTTAACCAAACTCAACAAGAACAGAGCCAGAATTTTAAGAAAGCTTCTCAAGGAAATTAGATAAGAGCCAGGCAAAATTTCTGTTACATCACCTCGCCATTTTCTGGTTGTATTTCGGAAACAATATCCTTGACCAAATCTTCTCGATTCCCAAGCACCCATTCACTACCAATTTCAAACCAAATTATATTGTTCTCAGACATTGTCATTGACCAAAAACTAGCAACTAAAGTCAAATACCAGAATACTATCATTTCAACTTTTCTTTTACAGAAGGTTCCTTAGAGGGCACTCACAGTACAAATGAATATCAATACCTTGTACAATAAATTTGAGTGTGTGGGCGCAGGAATTTTGGAACTTTCACAAAAGCCTCAAACGCAGTAGGTGCAAGAGGTGCATCGCTTGGCCCTGCATGGTGGAAAAGAGCAATATATAGTAACATAAATTCGCAGGTAGAAGGAGCCAAATATAGATAAACTAATGAAGCACTCATCAGCAGAACCAAAATAAACAATCAGACACACACTACTAAAGATAAACTAATGAAGTACTCATTCAGCAGAACCAAAATAAACAATCAGAGACACTACCGCCTACGAAACTCTAGGCAATAATTAAAATCATTTAGCTATAAGAAGAATATGAGTTCATACCACAGTAGTAAGTAGTTAAAACACGAGCATCAGGAGCATACGCATGGATCTCGCTGGCTATGCTGCGGAGGGACTCGTATTGCTCCAAATTCAGTGGCTGACATATATTATAAAGCAGGCACATTAACTTACAATAAATTAGTAATGCATTTTGCAAAAGGGAAAATGACAATGCATGAGTTATATCTAGTACTGCTACCTTTTACAAATATTTCTATACTGAAAAACTTAAGCGGAGTTTAAGGGAAATCATTTTTCGATTGTGTTCATACCTCATCCCACAAGTAAAAATAGGCTTTCTTCCAGTGAGACTTTGTCCTTAATATATCAATCTGTTTCTGCATGTAATCCTTCGTTGCATTACCACTGTGGCACATCAGCAAATGGGTAGAACCTCATCAGTTTTCATCACACATATACCTGAAAGAAGTGAACTTGGATGATGAGCTGTATACCCAGAGACAGATCGACTATATGGCAAAGCATAGGCTGCCAACCGTGGATCCGAAAAGTATTCATCTGATTTTGGATGATCAGCTGCAACAAATGAAATTCAGAAAAGCAAATAATGCATCTTTTTAGAAGGCATTTATTGAAGAcaacaaaaagagaaagttTAATAAATCAGAGATAACAGCATAAGTAATTGATAATAGCAGAGTAGCTTATGGCTTGTCATAAGTACCTGGCCAAGGGCAGGTATATGTCAAGACACGCATACTATCACCCCATCTGCAAAAGTACGGACTGATTTTGTATTGAAGAAGCCACTTAAAATGCTGATCCAGTGCCTCATACCACTCATCAGTCCCATGTTCAACACCAAAACGATCTTCAATTACAGTATCAGATATCTAAAATATTGTTTAAGGATGCAATGACATTGTAGGATCAAAAAACATGTGGTTGAACATACAACAGaacattaatttataaaaaactTTTGGTCTGTCATAAGAACAGGACATCTGCATCTTCACTCATGGGCATTATTTGCTGTAAGGAATTAATGATCCCCCCTCCAATTTTACACTTACTAATAAGTGTTTATGCTTCTCAGTTACTTGAATTAATATGTCAGAAGTTaaatactatttttttaataaaacacAGGATACGCCAAAAACGGCAGGGAGTGATGGGGTTACAGGAAGAATGAAGTCCCAAACTGTCATATTAATCTTCACACGTACTGAAAGGCTCGAAATAGCATCTTCCTCCATCATATCAACTGGCCCATTTAATGATAAGTATTCAGAAAATAGTGGCGAAAGAAGAACACTTCTTAAAGATGCTGTAGCAGATTTCACCCTTTCTACCTAAAAAAGCACATGCTcaaatcaacagctaataacaCACCAAACTAAACAGAAATAATACAATTGTGTACAAAGTTCAATTTGTAAACCAACCACTTCATCCACCGGTTTCCCATCAATGGGGTCCAACATTTCAAGACAACTTTGAAGATCCCTATAAAGTTGATGCTTCTCGGCTTTGCCCAAGCAATGTGCTGGAACCCTGTACCAAGTCAGAATCAATAAACGTGGAGAATATATTTCAATGTATAAGGAAAGGAATACCCATATTGCTAAAAGAATAGAGAGTTAAACTTTTACAACTTATTGACTAAAAAGAATTGTGAACAGACTCACTCCGAATCTGCCTTTGTAGCAGTAATGATGATCTCCCCCTCATACTGTCCTGGGGGTTGTGCACTAGGAACATCAATGGAAACCCAAACTGCAGTTGTTTCTCTGGAGGCACCAGCATGGGGAGGAGagggaaggagaaagaagattGTGTCAGTCTCTTGCAATAACTGTCTTACAGAATTATGTCACACCAAATTAAGACTATAATATTACTAATGTGATCAGTACCCTGGTAATAGGCTTATTTGACTAACTGGAAGATCAAGAGGTGCAAGAGCATCTGGGACACCCAATATGGGAACCACACGCCGCATGTTTATTGATTGTCCAACTACCAACCTGCCCACAGTAAATATCAGAAAGTAAGGAAATGGAAGAGTAATTGTAAGCCTACAGCAAGAAAAATATGACTTCAAAGAACTAACCGATCACCAGATGTGGAGCATAAGTCACTACACTGGACCTGCACAACCCCTGCATTTCCAGGACCACCCCATGAAACTTTTGGACGCATTGCAATTTGAAtactttctttttcatttctacCAGCCAGTAGATTAACCTTCAAGTAAACCCAACTTAGAATCCAGAAGACTACAGTACCTCAAGAGCAGAAGATCGGATGCTTCATCCTATTCTATTAAGTAAAAAGGTCACGAATGTACTGTTTCACAATATATGATAGCTCCTACATATTATAATAGAAAttaaatggaagaaaaaaaaaccaatagcCTCCAACAGGAAGGTAAGTATCTATTGAAAtgcaaattattaaaaaataaaaataaaatttgcataactcattCTCAGACATGTTAAggattgaaaaccaaattacatTAGGTGTGGCAAGAGTCGCAAGACGGCACCTAAGCTGCTTGCCTTCCATTTTCAATAAATCTCGTGGAATTCGTATTCAGAAGCTAGTTAACATGACACCATTTAAATCAAGGAACTATACGTACCGACTCCAAATTCCTTGGCATTTCTTGTGGTCCAACATTTGCTGTGCTTGGCATGCACCACACATGCACTAAATCAGCAGTCGGAAACTCTGTAGGGTCGATTGATCCTTTGAGTGGACTTGGAACTTGTAAGCCACCATCAGTCCATCCATATGCCGTCCCTCCTCCAGCAACACCTTCAACTGGTGGCACAACGATGTCTTGAGGATTCCCTGGTAAGTTGTATCCACAACAAAATCAGCTCATATGAATCTCTAGATTCAAAATTATTTACCAAATTTCAAGGCAAATCCAACTAAAAGgcactttaattggtttatggtCGAAACGCTTTGCAACAATTACAAAAGTGCATAATATTTCCTAAATCCAATCAGAAAAGCCAATTCATAAACTCTACATCAGAAAATTCGAAGTTCCAAACAGCTTTTCAAGTAAATAAACTTAGTCGATCATGTAAGCTAAAATACAAACAGTTGCGCGATTACAAGCAAAATGTTCAGTTTCGCTGAGATTGCAGTGAAAAAAGCAAATATTTATAACGTCATTTGCATATCGGACTGTAACCGTGaagatttcaattttaatttctcatattttctcaCTTACACTATTTTTCTCAGGAACCAAACAGTGGATACAGGAATCAAGAAAAGAAGCAATTTTCCGAGAAAATGGTAGAAATTGAACACCGGCGACTCAAACAAACATTAAACTAGCGCCTGAAAAGCAAAGAGAGAAAGGTGAAAATTGGCCGGGACTAACCTGAGTCATCCATTTCCGGCAATTACAATTTGCAGAAGAAGATCGGCggtatcttcttcttcctccgagCTCGGTATTTGCTTTTCAAGTGAAGAAATCGAACTGTCGCCTGAGGACTGAAAGAAATGATCCCCCGCTCCGTCTTCTTCTCTCGTTGCGAATTAAAAGAATGCAAATGGACCATGTAATAAGTGCTTGCCAAATTTAGGGGTGTAGGCGATTGAGATTTaaaaggattttaatagatttttttttatgtgacagattttaaataattttaataagctTTTTATATGAATTTATTTCATGAATTTCTTAGTTGAATCTTATAATATAAAATGAATCCTTAGAATTTATTATGTGTTTTCCTTTCTCATttgaattgtaattttttaaaagaaaattaactaACCAAAACAAAGATAGATGATTTCAATTAAATATCTTATAGTCAAAAGCTAATACAATTACGTAAAACAcacataaatcaaaatttaagaaGATGATAGATGGTTTCAAGATAAACAAGATAATAATGTTGCTTTAACACGCATATTACTCCTTCGGCCTTCATATGGTGCTCCTAAAAATCAGAACACTAGCATTATTGATCACTCATATACTCCATTCACATTGTTATCATTCAGGGCATCTCTCCACATGTCCAAAGCTATGTTATATCTCCATTCATTAGCGATATTCCGTTGTTGTTCTTGTGTTTGAAAATCTTGGTCAAGATCCCCTTCCGAAACTGACAATGGTTGAGACGAAGAAGATTCATCATCTGGTTCAACAGGAAATTTGTCTGATCTACACTCCTCTTCCACCATTTGCTCCActtccttttcttcctcctcttcgtCCACTTCCATTTCTTCCTCATCTCCTTCCGCTTCCATGCTGGATTGAAACATTATATATAAACTAACcaaccaaataaacaaaatcatAAAGAAGTTTGTACTTCTAGCAGAAGAACAAGAACAGGAAATAATATAGAGTGAAAACGAAATGAAGCCAAAATCAAGTGAAAGTAGAGTAAGTACAGAGAAAGCttgaatattaataaaattcaaatagcAGAAAGTTTACTTCGCGGTCTAAGGTTCACACATTCAGTTAATGAATAAGCAGGTAGTACTTGGAGCTCAACATGATCACATAAAGTTTCACAAATATAAGTTTCAATTTTGCATTTAAAACAAGAAAGGGGGAAGATGAAACAATAGCGGTTTGCCTGCTCCAAATTTCAGATTGGAAACCTATGTTGAAGAATATCAACCATAACCACTGAGATACcacaactaaataaataattatacagttacaatgaaaacaaaacacatgaaaGGGAAagatggggttttttttttgagattacCGGCAAGACTGAGTTCAAAAACGCATTGTGCTTACGTGCTAAGAACAACTATATATAAACACcatgaaaataataaagagTCCTTGTACAAATtcggaaaagaaaaacaataccTTGAGGAATGGAGGAATGGAGGAAGACTGTTCTTCCTCTGTCTGAGAGAGGAAGATTGTTCCTCTTCCATATGATGAACGTGAAAAGAAATCAAAGGGGTTAGTGTTGGATTCTTGATGACATATAGTATTTATACCACCCACCCTcaaatccatccaaatctaTCATTCATTAAAATCCTAATAAATTTTTGGTATTCTCACTACACCTATAATTTGgaggattttttttaaaacgtaATTGACTACCCATGGATTTGGATGTattctttaaaatcttaatttgacTACTCTATGATTTTGAACTCCTTTAAAATCCTCTTTTAAAATATTGATTGACTACATTCGGATTTTaaagtctattaaaatcctaccatatcctaatttgactacacccccgTAATTAATTAcccattgtgacatcccacatcgcttaggcgagtgatccttatatgtgtattcccatatctacctagcacgaggccttttgggagctcactggctttgggttccttAGGAAcgccgaagttaagcgagaagggggctagaacaatcccatgatgagtgacccactgggaagttgttcgtgagttcccaaaaacaaaaccgtgagggaatgataagcccaaagaggacaatatcgtgctacggtggagtcgggctcgggaagtggtcccgcccaggccgggatgtgacaattggtatcagagcctaaccctggtcgtggtgtgctgacgaggacgtcggacccctaaggggggtggattgtgacatcccacatcgcccatgggagtgatccttatatgtgtattctcatctctacctagcacgaggccttttgggagctcactggcttcggattccgtaggaactccgaagttaagcgagaagggggctagagcaatcccaagatgggtgacccactgggaagttgctcgtgagttcccaaaaacaaaactgtgagggaatggtaagcccaaagcggacaatactgtgctacggtagagtcggacccgggaagtggtcccgcccaggccgggatgtgacacccatggatttggatgtattctttaaaatcctaatttgactaccCTATGATTTCAAACTCCTTTAAAATCCTCTTTTAAAATAGTAATTGACTACATTCGGATTTTaaagtctattaaaatcctaccaaatcctaatttgactacacccccttatattttatttatttcattaaaaaaaaaattctttctttcatttataAACTATTTTCCATCTTCCATTAAacctaatttaaaataaataatttaaataaaacttTGATGGTGGTgtgcc of the Pyrus communis chromosome 1, drPyrComm1.1, whole genome shotgun sequence genome contains:
- the LOC137743298 gene encoding uncharacterized protein: MDDSGNPQDIVVPPVEGVAGGGTAYGWTDGGLQVPSPLKGSIDPTEFPTADLVHVWCMPSTANVGPQEMPRNLESVNLLAGRNEKESIQIAMRPKVSWGGPGNAGVVQVQCSDLCSTSGDRLVVGQSINMRRVVPILGVPDALAPLDLPVSQISLLPGETTAVWVSIDVPSAQPPGQYEGEIIITATKADSEVPAHCLGKAEKHQLYRDLQSCLEMLDPIDGKPVDEVVERVKSATASLRSVLLSPLFSEYLSLNGPVDMMEEDAISSLSVRVKINMTVWDFILPVTPSLPAVFGISDTVIEDRFGVEHGTDEWYEALDQHFKWLLQYKISPYFCRWGDSMRVLTYTCPWPADHPKSDEYFSDPRLAAYALPYSRSVSGGNATKDYMQKQIDILRTKSHWKKAYFYLWDEPLNLEQYESLRSIASEIHAYAPDARVLTTYYCGPSDAPLAPTAFEAFVKVPKFLRPHTQIYCTSEWVLGNREDLVKDIVSEIQPENGEEWWTYVCMGPSDPHPNWHLGMRGTQHRAVMWRVWKEGGTGFLYWGANCYEKANVPSAEIRFRRGLPPGDGVLFYPGQVFSSSSQPVASVRLERILSGLQDIEYLRLYSSRYGREEGLALLEKTGLYLGPERYTHEHMPIDAMRGEIYNACRS